The Pontibacter sp. SGAir0037 DNA segment GATGGCAGCGCATTTTAAGTAAACCAGCTTCAAAAACGGCAAACAAGCCTACAGGACCTGCCCCCACTATGCATATATCTGTTGTTATCATGTAACTGTTTTGTTAAGATGAAGAATTCGGTAATCTGCTGCACCTTTTTCTACGCTGCAATTTACGCTTATTCTGCTACAATATCTTATCACTATTCTTTATGGATTATAACTTTAAGTTATAAGGTGTAGCGCAGGCGCCTTTAAATTTACTTTTCTATGAATCTGTTGCTTAATGGTTATACTGTATGTTACAAATACATGGAAGAAGTACTTCGGCTTTATGTCTGCACCTTTTTTACAACCTAAATCAGCAGACAATTTGTTCCCTTACCAGCTCTTGTAAACGTTGTGCATTAAAGGCTGCATAGCCATTCTGGTCGTTATCGAAATAGATGTAGATATCTAAGCCTCGAGCATGCCAGGCACGACAGTTATCAACCCACCAGCGCAGGGTTTCTTCTGTATAGCTGCCACAGTACTTTGCCTCAGGTCCGTGTAAGCGAACGTACACAAAGTTGGATGTTACTTCGAAGGGCGACTGGTGGTACTCCAGTTCGTAAATGCAGAAGGCCGCCTGGTACTGTCGGAGCAGGTCGTACACTGCAGGATGATACCAGCTGGGATGGCGGAACTCGAAGGTATAGCGGTAATAGGGTGGTAGTTGGGCCAAGAAACTGCGAAGGCGCTCCAGGTTAATGCTCCACATGGGCGGCAGCTGAAACAGGACAGGCCCCAGCTTCTCTTCAAGGGCATTTACGTTCCCGAAAAAACGGGCTATGCTTTCCTGGGGGTCTTTCAGCTTTTTCATGTGCGTAATAAAGCGGCTAGCCTTTACAGCAAACAAAAAGTTATCGGGAACGGAGGCCCGCCAGTTAACAAAAGTCTCGGCAGAGGGCAACTTATAAAACGAGTTATTGATTTCTACTGTACTAAAAAAACGGGTATAGTAATCTGTAAAACCTTTTGATCTTAAACCATGCGGGTAGAAATTTCCCATCCAATGCTTGTAGTGCCAACCCGAGGTACCAATACATATCATGCTTTTTCAGA contains these protein-coding regions:
- a CDS encoding DUF72 domain-containing protein; protein product: MICIGTSGWHYKHWMGNFYPHGLRSKGFTDYYTRFFSTVEINNSFYKLPSAETFVNWRASVPDNFLFAVKASRFITHMKKLKDPQESIARFFGNVNALEEKLGPVLFQLPPMWSINLERLRSFLAQLPPYYRYTFEFRHPSWYHPAVYDLLRQYQAAFCIYELEYHQSPFEVTSNFVYVRLHGPEAKYCGSYTEETLRWWVDNCRAWHARGLDIYIYFDNDQNGYAAFNAQRLQELVREQIVC